A genomic stretch from Eptesicus fuscus isolate TK198812 chromosome 15, DD_ASM_mEF_20220401, whole genome shotgun sequence includes:
- the LOC103286375 gene encoding olfactory receptor 13C3, with protein sequence MDKINQTFVSEFLLLGLSGYPKTEIIYFALILVMYLVILMGNGVLIIVSIFDSRLHTPMYFFLGNLSFLDICYTSSSVPSTLVSLISKKRNISFSGCAVQMFFGFAMGSTECLLLGMMAFDRYVAICNPLRYPIIMSKVVYVLMASVSWLSGGINSMVQTSLAMQLPFCGNNIINHFTCEILAVLKLACADISLNVITMVISNVAFLVLPLLVIFLSYMFILYTILRMNSATGRHKAFSTCSAHLTVVIIFYGTIFFMYAKPKSQERPREDKLQTSDKLISLFYGVVTPMLNPIIYSLRNKDVKAAVKYLLNKKSIQ encoded by the coding sequence ATGGATAAAATTAACCAGACATTTGTGTCAGAATTTCTACTTCTTGGTCTTTCTGGATACCCAAAGACTGAGATCATTTACTTTGCTCTAATTCTGGTTATGTATCTAGTGATTCTGATGGGCAATGGTGTTCTGATCATAGTGAGCATCTTTGATTCCCGTCTTCACacccccatgtacttcttcctgggCAACCTCTCTTTCCTGGATATCTGCTACACATCCTCTTCTGTTCCCTCAACACTGGTGAGTTTAATCTCAAAGAAAAGGAACATTTCCTTCTCTGGATGTGCAGTGCAGATGTTCTTTGGGTTTGCAATGGGGTCAACAGAGTGTTTGCTCCTCGGCATGATGGCCTTTGaccgctatgtggccatctgTAACCCTTTGAGATACCCCATCATCATGAGCAAGGTGGTGTATGTTCTGATGGCTTCTGTGTCATGGCTCTCCGGCGGAATTAACTCAATGGTGCAAACATCTCTTGCCATGCAATTGCCTTTCTGTGGGAATAATATTATCAATCACTTCACATGTGAAATATTAGCTGTCCTTAAGCTAGCTTGTGCTGACATATCCCTCAATGTTATCACCATGGTGATATCCAATGTGGCGTTCCTGGTTCTTCCACTGCTGGTCATTTTTCTCTCCTACATGTTCATCCTCTACACCATCTTGAGAATGAACTCAGCCACAGGGAGGCATAAGGCCTTTTCCACCTGCTCAGCACATCTGACTGTGGTGATCATATTTTATGGAACCATCTTCTTTATGTATGCCAAACCCAAGTCTCAAGAACGGCCTAGGGAAGACAAGTTGCAAACTTCAGACAAGCTTATTTCCCTCTTTTACGGGGTAGTGACCCCCATGCTAAATCCTATAATCTATAGCTTGAGAAATAAGGATGTAAAAGCTGCTGTGAAATATCTGCTGAACAaaaaatctattcaataa